The Xenopus laevis strain J_2021 chromosome 5L, Xenopus_laevis_v10.1, whole genome shotgun sequence genome has a segment encoding these proteins:
- the etaa1.L gene encoding ETAA1, ATR kinase activator L homeolog (The RefSeq protein has 13 substitutions, 1 non-frameshifting indel compared to this genomic sequence) produces MFKQRAGAAGCVKKVGSVPREAGLSGESSSYKKTPKRLSRSKHSSPAFSSPSNDVDQQHEIIWDPYSPTAFKIENGRRKRPNANKCTVEISDIVNRIAPKNEKPADAAYLQMWIGDDAIPSTPVVARSRSKASLRPRSLHTEEELMKLARQFDRNLIEAIQPQEQRDLSADEKTVPLGTAQIYETDTFLEDIPEEDVELALKSVSQSSGISTSSHGQKAVDQDAEAALNALFDCSTQKVSGRLSQTLSDISIGSTHGLHVSVKGNTGEVSLSEKSDGNKFETPTVSKRNTSHSESNSNVLHTSKRDGSILPKEKSRQTESHGVSDPAAAISNSQDDFEDDWGNDLFEDDSFVMEITQNPNLIATPKTEQTNSKSEQSGLYSVGSKSFENNKYNDKSVVPNKANKFKFVSRTSNVPVDSHSVGKRDNNISLPSICNVSQLPLNSQNNNSVQNRRMQSNSSLVPEKDAFTRGLSKNHSTNAEMLGLLNVPAKPSHCHVTQKQNHAPIPEKASVQLDEWDDPKFSDDVLDMFCKSDSLWETNEDDDDLLYQVCDDVERLTQAQISNEGVNKMENTQVTSLSGAKTVPEITKQVQPSQHFGQNKNGSQIRQFSSSATNKFSGNATRYNSSTNGSLQKITAPSAGTGLRVCGNAFTFNENGGLSKTNPAPVKFGRFNSVPSASECTKTLFIGTQSQSMGNPQAATTSAKSSMAPSKFTFTRTKSSPIVPSHTCTGGTSDFKYMDSQEVAGNKNHKNRLVPKNELLNQPFNLKRQLSDSVLQSTKVFVSEERNKKCSMEEIERKKQEALARRQKRLHVLSGETAHP; encoded by the exons ATGTTTAAGCAGCGGGCCGGGGCTGCGGGATGTGTTAAGAAAGTCGGCAGTGTCCCGCGAGAAGCCGGACTGTCGGGCG AATCCTCTTCATACAAGAAGACTCCAAAAAGGTTGTCTAGAAGCAAACACTCCTCTCCAGCCTTCAGTTCTCCTTCCAATGATGTTGACCAACAACATGAAATCATTTGGGATCCATATTCTCCAACAGCATTTAAAATCG AAAATGGAAGAAGAAAAAGACCAAATGCAAACAAATGTACTGTTGAAATTTCCGATATTGTTAACAGGATTGCTCCAAAG AATGAAAAGCCGGCAGATGCTGCTTATCTTCAAATGTGGATTGGGGACGATGCTATCCCATCAACACCTGTAGTTGCAAGATCAAGGTCAAAAGCTAGTTT AAGGCCAAGAAGCTTGCATACAGAAGAAGAACTCATGAAGCTGGCCAGACAATTTGACAGGAACTTGATAGAAGCAATACAGCCTCAAGAACAACGCGATCTGTCTGCAGATGAGAAAACTGTACCTTTAGGCACTGCTCAAATCTATGAAACCGATACATTTCTAGAAGATATCCCTGAAGAAGATGTAGAGCTTGCACTAAAATCTGTCAGTCAGAGTTCAGGAATAAGCACGTCATCACATGGCCAGAAGGCTGTGGATCAAGATGCAGAAGCAGCCCTCAATGCACTTTTTGACTGTTCTACACAAAAAGTCAGTGGACGATTAAGCCAGACGTTATCAGATATCTCCATAGGTAGCACACATGGGCTTCATGTAAGTGTAAAAGGCAACACTGGTGAAGTTTCATTGAGTGAAAAAAGTGATGGCAACAAATTTGAAACGCCTACAGTTTCAAAGCGAAATACATCACATagtgaatcaaattcaaatgtgcTACATACCTCTAAAAGGGATGGATCTATTTTGCCTAAAGAGAAATCTAGACAGACTGAGTCTCATGGTGTGTCTGACCCAGCTGCTGCAATATCTAATAGCCAAGATGACTTTGAAGATGACTGGGGCAATGACCTTTTTGAAGATGATTCTTTTGTTATGGAAATTACTCAGAATCCAAATTTGATAGCTACCCCTAAGACTGAACGGACCAATAGCAAATCAGAGCAAAGTGGCTTATATTCTGTTGGATcgaaatcatttgaaaataataaatacaatgataAAAGTGTGGTACCTAACAAAGCGAATCATTTTAAGTTTGTGTCACGAACATCAAATGTACCAGTTGATTCACATTCTGTTGGCAAAAGGGACAATAATATCTCGGTGCCTTCAATATGTAATGTTTCCCAGTTACCTTTAAACTCCCAAAATAATAATTCTGTGCAGAATAGGAGAATGCAGAGTAACAGCTCACTTGTTCCTGAAAAAGATGCCTTCACCCGTGGATTGTCTAAAAACCACAGCACAAATGCAGAAATGTTAGGTTTACTTAATGTGCCAGCGAAGCCTTCCCACTGTCACGTTCCACAGAAACAGAATCATGCGCCTATTCCAGAAAAGGCCTCAGTCCAACTTGATGAATGGGACGACCCCAAATTTTCTGATGACGTTCTGGATATGTTTTGTAAATCTGATAGCCTTTGGGAAAcaaatgaagatgatgatgactTGCTATATCAAGTGTGTGATGATGTGGAGAGGTTGACTCAGGCTCAGATATCAAATGAAGGCgttaataaaatggaaaatacacAGTTAACCAGCTTAAGCGGTGCAAAAACCATTACAGGAATAACCAAACAAGTACAGGCAAGCCAGCACTTTGGGCAAAACAAAAATGGAAGCCAGATTTCCCAATCCTCTTCTGCAACAAATAAATTTAGTGGAAATGCAACACGATATAATAGCTCAACAAACAGCTCCTTACAGAAAATAACAGCTCCTTCTGCAGGCACAGGACTCCGCGTTTGTGGAAATGCCTTCACCTTTAATGAAAATGGAGGCTTGAGCAAAACTAACCCAGCCCCTGTaaagtttggcaggtttaattcTGTTCCTTCTGCAAGTGAATGCACTAAAACACTGTTTATTGGCACGCAATCACAAAGTATGGGGAATCCACAGGCTGCTACCACTTCTGCGAAGAGTTCAATGGCACCTTCAAAGTTCACCTTTACTCGAACAAAATCATCTCCAATAGTCCCTTCACATACGTGTACTGGAGGGACAAGTGATTTTAAATATATGGACTCCCAAGAAGTGGCTGGGAACAAGAATCACAAAAATCGGTTGGTCCCAAAGAATGAACTACTCAATCAGCCCTTTAGTTTAAAGAGACAGCTCTCAGACTCTGTTTTGCAGTCTACAAAAG TATTTGTTTcagaagaaagaaataaaaagtgttCTATGGAAGAAATcgagagaaaaaaacaagaggCGTTGGCCAGAAGGCAAAAGAGACTGCACGTATTATCCGGCGAAACGGCACACCCATAG